One part of the Bacteroidales bacterium genome encodes these proteins:
- a CDS encoding aminotransferase class III-fold pyridoxal phosphate-dependent enzyme: MNLFDVYPIINIEPVKGKGCYVYDKEGNEYLDLYGGHAVISIGHTHPVYVRRITEQLQKIAFYSNSVIIPQQKELAGLLGRISGYDDYNLFLCNSGAEANENAIKLASFRNGRKKLISFGAAFHGRTHGTLAVTDNPNISAPINNRDHVAYLPLNDIQAVEDTLSKGDISAVIIEGIQGLAGIYCPDVEFLKALDSACKKYNTVLILDEIQSGYGRTGKFFAHQYADIRPDIITTAKGMGNGFPVAGVLIHPEFEAKYGLLGTTFGGSHLACAASIAVLEVMEQENLIENARETGDYLIRQLKTIPQIKNIRGRGLMIGMEFEDPIAPLRTRLINEYKIFTGASSNKNVLRILPALSLNKKQADVFIDSLKKSLA; this comes from the coding sequence ATGAACTTATTCGACGTCTATCCCATCATTAACATCGAACCGGTAAAGGGTAAAGGATGTTATGTCTATGACAAAGAAGGTAATGAATATCTGGATTTATACGGCGGACATGCTGTTATTTCCATCGGACATACCCACCCTGTTTATGTACGTCGCATTACCGAACAATTACAAAAAATTGCATTTTATTCGAATTCTGTTATTATCCCTCAGCAAAAGGAATTGGCCGGTTTACTGGGCCGGATCTCCGGTTATGACGATTATAATTTGTTTTTATGCAATTCCGGTGCCGAGGCAAACGAAAACGCCATAAAACTGGCTTCATTCAGGAACGGACGTAAGAAACTGATCAGCTTTGGCGCTGCTTTCCATGGCCGGACACACGGAACACTTGCTGTAACGGATAATCCCAATATCAGTGCCCCTATCAATAACCGGGACCATGTGGCATATCTGCCTCTGAATGATATTCAAGCTGTAGAGGATACTTTAAGCAAAGGTGATATCAGCGCTGTAATTATTGAAGGTATACAAGGTCTGGCCGGAATCTATTGCCCTGATGTCGAATTTTTAAAAGCGCTTGATTCGGCCTGTAAAAAATACAATACGGTCCTGATCCTGGATGAAATACAATCCGGATATGGACGTACCGGCAAGTTCTTTGCCCATCAGTATGCCGATATCCGTCCCGATATCATCACCACAGCCAAAGGTATGGGAAATGGGTTTCCTGTGGCAGGAGTCCTGATCCATCCTGAATTTGAGGCCAAATATGGCTTGTTAGGCACCACTTTTGGCGGAAGCCACCTGGCTTGTGCTGCATCTATCGCCGTACTGGAAGTAATGGAACAGGAAAACCTGATCGAAAATGCACGGGAAACAGGAGATTATCTGATCCGGCAATTAAAAACTATTCCACAAATCAAGAATATCCGTGGCAGAGGTTTAATGATTGGTATGGAATTCGAAGATCCCATAGCTCCCCTACGTACCAGATTGATCAATGAATATAAGATCTTTACGGGAGCATCATCCAACAAAAACGTATTGCGTATACTCCCGGCGCTTAGTTTGAATAAAAAACAAGCTGATGTTTTCATCGACAGTTTGAAAAAGTCGCTGGCGTAA
- the argB gene encoding acetylglutamate kinase — translation MENLTLLKIGGNVIDNLLLLDRVLQDFAKWEGPKTLVHGGGKLASDLMKKMGIMPKMVNGRRITDRDTLDIVTMVYAGLINKNIIASLQKYTCNAIGLSGADANIIPAQKRPVRDVDYGYVGDIDTKDIDGEQLSRFIGSGLTPVMAPITHDGQGSLLNTNADTIASGVAIALAGYYKVCLVFCFEKKGVLRDPSDEDSVIDFLDEKLFDQYKDEGIITAGMIPKLENAFAALHNGVDEIRICSPEGVSSGQTGGTRIRIGNK, via the coding sequence TTGGAAAATTTAACTCTCTTAAAAATAGGCGGCAACGTAATCGATAATCTCCTCCTGCTCGACCGGGTCTTACAGGATTTCGCAAAATGGGAAGGACCGAAGACTCTGGTGCATGGTGGTGGGAAGCTGGCCAGCGACCTGATGAAGAAGATGGGGATCATGCCCAAAATGGTGAATGGACGACGCATCACCGACCGTGATACACTGGACATTGTTACCATGGTCTATGCCGGACTGATCAACAAAAACATCATTGCATCCCTGCAAAAATATACCTGTAATGCTATTGGACTTTCAGGTGCGGATGCCAATATCATTCCGGCACAAAAACGCCCTGTCAGGGATGTCGATTATGGTTATGTCGGGGACATCGATACCAAAGATATCGATGGCGAACAATTAAGCCGTTTTATCGGTTCGGGACTAACCCCTGTAATGGCTCCCATCACACATGACGGACAAGGTTCATTACTGAATACGAATGCCGACACCATAGCATCCGGTGTTGCCATTGCATTGGCAGGATATTACAAGGTATGCCTGGTCTTTTGTTTTGAAAAAAAGGGGGTGCTCCGTGATCCTTCGGATGAAGATTCGGTGATTGATTTCCTGGATGAAAAGCTTTTTGATCAATACAAAGACGAAGGTATTATTACGGCAGGAATGATTCCCAAGCTTGAGAATGCATTTGCGGCATTACACAACGGTGTAGATGAAATACGTATCTGTAGTCCTGAAGGAGTAAGTAGCGGACAAACCGGAGGAACCCGCATACGCATCGGAAATAAATAA
- a CDS encoding dCMP deaminase family protein — translation MDDKQYLLDRRYLAMTRIWSQNSYCKRRKVGALLVKDQMIISDGYNGTPSGFENICEDENNVTKPYVLHAEANAITKVAKSSNSSEGATLYVTSSPCLECAKLIIQSGIKRVVYCEKYRIDDGIRLLERAGIKVTYVECDFGMEQVSEIMGNTESNKK, via the coding sequence ATGGATGATAAACAATACCTGCTTGACAGGAGATACCTTGCAATGACACGCATCTGGAGTCAAAACTCCTATTGCAAACGCCGTAAGGTAGGTGCATTATTGGTCAAAGACCAGATGATCATCTCCGACGGTTATAACGGAACACCTTCCGGATTTGAAAATATCTGTGAAGATGAAAACAACGTCACCAAACCATATGTATTACACGCCGAAGCAAATGCCATTACTAAAGTAGCCAAATCAAGCAATAGCAGTGAAGGAGCTACTCTATACGTCACCTCCTCCCCTTGCCTGGAATGTGCCAAATTAATCATCCAATCGGGAATAAAACGTGTTGTATACTGTGAAAAGTACCGCATTGATGACGGAATCCGCTTACTCGAACGGGCCGGTATCAAAGTCACATACGTTGAGTGTGATTTCGGTATGGAACAGGTTTCAGAAATTATGGGTAATACAGAAAGCAATAAAAAATAA